In [Clostridium] cellulosi, one genomic interval encodes:
- a CDS encoding hypothetical protein (Family membership) — translation MRLLKRFCAIFLSVMLVMSLGIVTAFAAAKTGSLTLKDSHGNVMSNSTFDAYQIISWNSGNMAVNGTFKGIIKNALGITSSDDADIMRAIGNLRDKGTAAAKFAADVKAGILSMNPKAVTTAQSKDGKFSSLPYGYYLIVQTSVGEADGTALSDPILVFIDKAETEVKVKVSAANIEKKIEVPDPADSKNKIYVDSNTAAVGDKVNYRSLSTIPVYPDDATNITYKITDTLSAGLVFDADTPINVDVVDVAKDGSITVVKNLKEATDYTISYKDNGQTFVISMNGANSDSNLIAWGKEGYRIRVTYSAILGKGAALANVNFGSTGNPNSVKLEYTANLSNIRETDYDTVITYTNKLVIVKTDTLGNRLKGAVFELYRNGVKVDTQTTGDDGIAVFDKIQQGHYVLTEVKAPAGYNKMNDIVFDVEAYNSGSLRIPNTKFEIVKHGNAEVAASYKAIWVVKGECTNAIIVDNCNGTLTTTIKNSSFKLPGSGGMGTTLFTVLGVMLISAAGTMFVVYSRKRKSAAR, via the coding sequence ATGAGATTATTAAAACGGTTTTGTGCGATATTCCTGTCGGTTATGCTGGTAATGAGTCTCGGCATAGTTACTGCTTTTGCGGCCGCAAAAACAGGATCACTGACTTTAAAGGATTCGCATGGAAATGTCATGAGCAATTCCACGTTTGATGCTTATCAAATTATTTCATGGAATTCCGGAAATATGGCAGTGAATGGAACATTCAAGGGCATTATAAAGAATGCATTAGGAATTACCTCATCTGATGACGCAGATATCATGAGAGCGATTGGCAACCTGCGTGACAAAGGCACAGCCGCGGCAAAATTTGCTGCCGACGTCAAAGCTGGTATCCTGTCAATGAATCCAAAGGCAGTGACGACCGCACAGTCAAAAGACGGAAAATTCAGCAGTTTGCCTTACGGATATTATTTAATAGTACAGACAAGTGTCGGTGAAGCCGACGGAACTGCTCTTTCAGATCCTATACTTGTTTTCATAGATAAAGCTGAAACTGAAGTCAAAGTCAAGGTATCAGCTGCTAACATTGAAAAGAAGATAGAGGTTCCTGACCCGGCGGATTCGAAAAATAAGATCTATGTTGATTCAAACACAGCGGCGGTAGGGGACAAGGTCAATTATCGCTCATTGTCAACTATCCCTGTATATCCGGATGACGCGACAAATATTACATATAAGATCACAGATACTTTGAGTGCTGGCCTTGTTTTTGATGCAGATACCCCGATTAACGTCGATGTTGTCGACGTAGCTAAAGACGGCAGTATAACCGTTGTGAAGAACCTCAAGGAAGCAACAGATTACACTATAAGCTATAAAGATAACGGGCAGACATTTGTAATCTCGATGAATGGAGCCAACAGCGACAGCAACCTGATAGCATGGGGCAAGGAAGGCTACCGTATTCGCGTCACTTATTCCGCTATTCTCGGCAAGGGAGCCGCTCTTGCGAATGTAAACTTCGGAAGCACCGGCAATCCCAACTCGGTTAAACTTGAATATACAGCAAACCTGTCAAATATCCGTGAAACCGACTATGATACTGTTATAACCTATACCAATAAACTTGTCATAGTAAAAACAGATACGTTAGGCAACAGGCTTAAAGGCGCGGTCTTTGAACTTTACCGCAACGGTGTAAAGGTAGATACCCAGACAACCGGTGATGACGGAATTGCGGTATTTGACAAGATTCAGCAGGGCCATTACGTCCTGACAGAGGTCAAAGCCCCTGCTGGTTACAACAAGATGAATGATATTGTCTTTGATGTCGAGGCTTACAACAGTGGGTCGCTGAGAATCCCAAACACAAAATTTGAAATTGTCAAACACGGCAATGCCGAAGTTGCCGCTTCGTATAAAGCCATCTGGGTTGTAAAAGGCGAATGTACAAATGCTATTATAGTTGATAACTGCAATGGCACACTGACCACGACTATTAAGAATAGCAGCTTTAAGCTGCCAGGCTCCGGCGGAATGGGTACGACTTTGTTTACCGTCCTCGGTGTCATGCTGATTTCCGCTGCGGGTACTATGTTTGTAGTTTACAGCAGAAAGCGCAAATCAGCCGCCCGCTGA